The following are from one region of the Thiocapsa rosea genome:
- a CDS encoding DUF4160 domain-containing protein, with product MPEICRFYGIVIRMFLIDKEHPPQHIHIKYGEHLAVMELENLNIVEGRIPKRCRQLVREWAEVHQQELIEMWDTQNFHRIEPLE from the coding sequence ATGCCTGAAATCTGCCGTTTCTACGGAATCGTCATCAGGATGTTCCTCATAGACAAGGAGCATCCACCGCAGCACATCCATATCAAGTATGGCGAGCATCTGGCGGTGATGGAATTAGAGAATTTGAACATCGTTGAAGGTCGTATTCCCAAGCGTTGCCGACAACTTGTCCGAGAATGGGCCGAAGTACACCAGCAGGAACTGATCGAAATGTGGGACACGCAAAACTTCCACCGCATTGAACCGCTGGAGTAA
- a CDS encoding DUF2442 domain-containing protein, producing the protein MKLATFEQRVGFKFALTFANGDRATVDLEPLIGSHISVDELGSAEIDPDWGCLQFQGGSVDIEPTTLYRYAMHPPAETAVRAPAVAQPAHQPDRLPAGRR; encoded by the coding sequence ATGAAGCTCGCCACCTTTGAACAACGCGTTGGGTTCAAGTTTGCCCTTACCTTCGCCAACGGTGACCGCGCTACGGTTGACTTAGAGCCGCTAATCGGCAGCCATATCTCGGTTGACGAACTTGGATCAGCGGAAATCGATCCCGACTGGGGTTGCCTGCAATTTCAAGGCGGGAGCGTCGATATCGAGCCAACAACCTTGTACCGTTATGCCATGCATCCCCCAGCCGAGACCGCGGTGCGCGCACCAGCAGTCGCCCAACCAGCACACCAGCCCGACCGCTTGCCGGCCGGCCGCCGCTGA
- a CDS encoding cation transporter, with protein sequence MTEISRREKRSMIVAMIGSVVMGVAGVAAGLFGNSAAIMMDGLFSTISFIFAFLGLRVSQRLKNSPDNMRPMGYAAEESLFTTFRSLTILGLIIFAAGSAAISIHAYFAYGEVSGLVFGPILIYFFIIGILCAFLWAFHYRNWISSGRRSDILRLEAKAAAFDGLLTGIVAVGFVGVYLFQDSIIAPIVPIADSLIVLILCLAVIGEFWNDFKVGVGELVGSTARPSEVAAARRAARPVLQESAGQVQDFTVIKMGRTYVVTVYYNPMSKVLASEVDALQDKLTQAIHRVLEGAEVFVLISERSRAG encoded by the coding sequence ATGACTGAAATTTCCCGTCGGGAAAAGCGTTCTATGATTGTTGCCATGATTGGCAGTGTAGTAATGGGTGTGGCTGGAGTTGCTGCAGGCCTCTTTGGTAACTCAGCCGCTATCATGATGGATGGGCTTTTTTCCACGATATCATTTATTTTTGCTTTTCTTGGTTTGCGAGTTAGTCAAAGGCTTAAAAACAGTCCTGACAATATGCGGCCGATGGGGTATGCAGCTGAGGAATCCTTGTTTACGACATTTAGATCTCTGACAATTCTCGGCTTAATAATTTTCGCTGCAGGCTCTGCTGCCATCTCCATACATGCCTATTTCGCCTATGGAGAGGTTTCCGGGTTGGTTTTTGGCCCTATCTTAATATATTTCTTCATCATTGGTATTTTATGTGCCTTCCTTTGGGCATTTCATTACCGAAACTGGATATCAAGTGGACGACGCAGTGACATCTTGCGCCTGGAAGCCAAAGCAGCCGCATTTGATGGATTACTCACCGGTATTGTTGCCGTAGGCTTTGTTGGAGTTTACCTGTTCCAAGATAGCATTATTGCTCCAATTGTACCCATTGCAGATTCTTTGATTGTGTTGATTCTTTGTCTGGCTGTCATCGGCGAGTTTTGGAATGATTTCAAGGTTGGTGTCGGTGAGCTGGTTGGGTCTACTGCTCGACCAAGTGAAGTTGCTGCTGCTCGGCGAGCTGCCCGTCCTGTCCTGCAAGAATCGGCTGGTCAGGTACAGGATTTTACTGTTATTAAGATGGGGCGAACCTATGTGGTCACCGTCTACTATAACCCTATGAGTAAAGTATTGGCATCTGAGGTAGATGCACTTCAAGATAAGTTGACTCAGGCTATCCATCGTGTTTTGGAAGGCGCTGAGGTGTTCGTGCTGATTTCTGAACGATCGCGGGCCGGTTAA
- a CDS encoding type II toxin-antitoxin system HicB family antitoxin, with protein sequence MNKNFNVVIERDTEGYLIASVPSLPGCHTQAKSLDILMERIREAIELYLEVQQDEFDELDFVGIQKITVAA encoded by the coding sequence ATGAACAAGAATTTTAACGTAGTAATCGAGCGGGACACGGAAGGATACCTAATTGCGTCTGTTCCGTCGCTTCCTGGCTGCCATACTCAAGCTAAATCGCTCGACATTCTAATGGAAAGAATTCGCGAGGCGATTGAGCTTTACCTTGAAGTGCAACAAGATGAATTTGACGAGCTTGATTTTGTTGGAATTCAAAAGATAACTGTTGCCGCATGA
- a CDS encoding type II toxin-antitoxin system HicA family toxin, translating to MSKLPSLSGKQVVDALGQADFRIVRIKGSHHFLRHADGRTTVVPVHSGESIGPGYLQKFSVIVRCQESNSNC from the coding sequence ATGAGCAAGCTGCCATCACTCAGCGGGAAACAAGTCGTCGATGCTTTGGGTCAGGCAGATTTTCGAATTGTCAGAATAAAGGGAAGTCATCATTTCCTGCGTCATGCAGACGGTCGAACAACTGTCGTTCCGGTGCATTCTGGAGAGTCAATCGGACCTGGATATTTGCAAAAATTCTCCGTGATTGTGAGATGTCAAGAGAGCAATTCCAATTGCTAG
- a CDS encoding DUF4160 domain-containing protein, with the protein MPEICRFYGIVIRMFLIDNEHPPRHIHIKYGEHLAVMELENLNIVEGRIPKRCRQLVREWAEAHQQELIEMWDTQNFHRIEPLE; encoded by the coding sequence ATGCCTGAAATTTGCCGTTTCTACGGAATCGTCATCAGGATGTTCCTCATAGACAATGAGCATCCACCGCGGCACATCCATATCAAGTATGGCGAGCATCTGGCAGTGATGGAATTAGAGAATTTGAACATCGTTGAAGGTCGTATTCCCAAGCGTTGCCGACAACTTGTCCGAGAATGGGCCGAAGCACACCAGCAGGAACTGATCGAAATGTGGGACACGCAAAACTTCCACCGCATTGAACCGCTGGAGTAA
- a CDS encoding DUF2442 domain-containing protein, producing the protein MKLATFEQRVGFKFALTFANGDRATVDLEPLIGSHISVDELGSAEIDPDWGCLQFQGGSVDIEPTTLYRYAMHPPAETAVRAPAVAQPAHQPDRLPAGRR; encoded by the coding sequence ATGAAGCTCGCCACCTTTGAACAACGCGTTGGGTTCAAGTTTGCCCTTACCTTCGCCAACGGTGACCGCGCTACGGTTGACTTAGAGCCGCTAATCGGCAGCCATATCTCGGTTGACGAACTCGGATCAGCGGAAATCGATCCCGACTGGGGTTGCCTGCAATTTCAAGGCGGGAGCGTCGATATCGAGCCAACAACCTTGTACCGTTATGCCATGCATCCCCCAGCCGAGACCGCGGTGCGCGCACCAGCAGTCGCCCAACCAGCACACCAGCCTGACCGCTTGCCGGCCGGCCGCCGCTGA
- a CDS encoding DUF3565 domain-containing protein gives MNKRIVGFHQDEEQHWVAELECGHNQHVRHNPPWTNRPWVVTPEGRTEFLGRVLACKKCDQEAPRDWWPKA, from the coding sequence ATGAACAAACGGATTGTCGGCTTTCATCAAGATGAAGAGCAACATTGGGTGGCGGAGCTCGAGTGCGGTCACAACCAGCACGTTAGACATAATCCACCATGGACGAATCGTCCTTGGGTTGTCACACCAGAGGGCCGTACCGAATTTCTTGGACGAGTTCTCGCTTGCAAGAAGTGCGATCAAGAAGCGCCTCGAGACTGGTGGCCGAAGGCCTAG
- a CDS encoding alpha/beta hydrolase family protein, with amino-acid sequence MFSTDPFFDEQAMRTLVHTQFGGADFGECMVTMQGVPPGDAAAWHREWLATADRVAVIGDACAAAGHRLSAREAYLRASNYYRTSYIPLFGAPPAPALVHAFERESATFAAFAERATPPLEAVEIPYEGTTLPGYFCRASHVRGRGRTLIVTNGYDSTVHELYFAFAVAANRRGYHCLLFDGPGQGRVLIKQGLPMRPDWERVVRAVVDYAITRPEIDPARLALAGWSFGGYLALRAAGGESRLAACVADPGLMELLGPMKKMLADLPVEALEDPRHADPALFAPYMERIEATPALRWKIVQRAFWVHGIDSLAEYLEIARLYSNRQAVRSIRCPVFLAWEENDALAASAEEVYAALESPKMLARFLAAEGAGDHCAMMGRSLFHQRMFDWLDGVLADDAAAPRVAT; translated from the coding sequence ATGTTTTCAACAGACCCTTTTTTCGACGAGCAGGCGATGCGCACGCTCGTGCACACGCAATTCGGCGGGGCGGACTTCGGAGAGTGCATGGTGACCATGCAGGGTGTTCCGCCGGGCGACGCGGCCGCGTGGCATCGTGAATGGTTGGCGACGGCGGATCGCGTTGCTGTGATCGGCGACGCGTGCGCAGCGGCCGGTCACAGGTTGAGCGCGCGGGAGGCCTACCTGCGTGCCTCCAATTATTATCGGACGTCCTACATCCCGCTCTTCGGAGCGCCGCCGGCGCCTGCGCTCGTGCATGCATTCGAGCGCGAGTCGGCGACCTTTGCGGCGTTCGCCGAGCGCGCGACTCCGCCGCTCGAGGCGGTGGAGATCCCCTACGAGGGGACGACGTTGCCGGGCTATTTCTGCCGGGCGTCGCATGTCCGGGGGCGCGGACGGACGCTGATCGTTACCAACGGATACGATTCGACGGTCCATGAACTCTATTTCGCATTTGCCGTGGCCGCGAACCGGCGGGGTTATCACTGCCTGCTGTTCGACGGGCCGGGGCAGGGGCGCGTCCTCATCAAGCAGGGGTTGCCGATGCGGCCGGACTGGGAGAGGGTCGTGCGTGCGGTGGTCGACTACGCGATCACGCGCCCCGAAATCGATCCCGCTCGGCTCGCACTTGCCGGCTGGAGCTTCGGGGGCTATCTCGCTCTGCGTGCTGCAGGAGGCGAGTCGCGGCTGGCGGCTTGTGTCGCCGATCCCGGCCTCATGGAGCTGCTGGGGCCGATGAAGAAGATGCTCGCCGATCTGCCCGTCGAGGCGCTGGAGGATCCGCGCCATGCGGATCCGGCGCTCTTCGCACCCTACATGGAGCGGATCGAGGCGACGCCCGCCCTGCGGTGGAAGATTGTCCAGCGGGCCTTTTGGGTCCACGGCATCGACTCGCTCGCCGAGTATCTGGAGATCGCGCGCCTCTACAGCAATCGGCAGGCGGTTCGGTCGATTCGTTGCCCGGTGTTCCTTGCTTGGGAGGAGAACGATGCCTTGGCGGCATCGGCAGAGGAGGTCTACGCTGCCCTTGAAAGCCCGAAAATGCTCGCGCGCTTTCTCGCGGCCGAAGGCGCCGGCGATCATTGCGCGATGATGGGACGATCGCTCTTTCATCAACGGATGTTCGACTGGCTCGACGGCGTGCTCGCCGATGACGCAGCTGCGCCGCGCGTTGCGACCTAA
- a CDS encoding IS1595 family transposase: MPQNPIQFQPGMSLDDFFARYGTEAQCAAALEASRWPQGFVCPHCGATSHSRFHADGRTYWQCAQCRVQTSLTCGTLFESSKLPLTKWFQAMYLVTQNKNNLSALSLKRHLGVCYRTAWRLKHKLLEAMAERESGRLLTGVVVADDAVVGGKRRGGKRGRGAEGKAVFIAAVEVGDDGHPRHVRFDPLPDLKGDTLRAWVRKALDPDAHLVTDAFASLGCAGAEVAAYGAIVVSPRKSSEIDAFRWVNTVISNLKTAIRGTYHHVNVHKYLARYLAEAQYRLNRRFDLPSLVGRLLHASVRTPPSPEKWLRQGAVRTA; this comes from the coding sequence ATGCCGCAGAACCCGATTCAATTCCAGCCGGGCATGTCCCTGGACGATTTCTTCGCACGCTACGGCACCGAAGCCCAGTGCGCGGCGGCCCTGGAGGCGTCGCGGTGGCCGCAGGGGTTCGTCTGTCCGCACTGCGGAGCCACCTCGCACAGTCGCTTCCACGCCGACGGGCGCACCTACTGGCAGTGCGCGCAGTGCCGGGTGCAGACCTCGCTGACGTGCGGGACCCTGTTCGAGAGCTCCAAGCTGCCGCTGACCAAATGGTTTCAAGCCATGTACCTGGTGACGCAGAACAAGAACAACCTCTCGGCACTGTCGCTCAAACGCCATCTCGGCGTGTGTTATCGCACCGCCTGGCGGCTCAAGCACAAACTCCTCGAAGCCATGGCCGAGCGCGAGTCCGGTCGCCTCCTCACCGGCGTGGTTGTTGCCGACGACGCCGTCGTCGGGGGCAAGCGCCGCGGCGGCAAACGCGGACGCGGCGCCGAAGGCAAGGCCGTGTTCATCGCCGCGGTGGAAGTCGGCGACGACGGTCATCCCCGACACGTGCGCTTCGACCCGCTCCCCGATCTGAAGGGCGACACGCTGCGCGCGTGGGTGCGCAAGGCGCTGGATCCCGACGCACACCTCGTCACCGACGCCTTCGCGAGCCTCGGCTGCGCCGGGGCAGAAGTCGCCGCCTACGGGGCGATCGTGGTCAGCCCGCGCAAATCCAGCGAGATCGATGCGTTCCGCTGGGTCAATACCGTCATCTCCAACCTCAAGACCGCGATCCGGGGCACCTATCACCACGTCAACGTCCACAAGTACTTGGCGCGCTACCTCGCCGAGGCGCAGTATCGCCTGAACCGCCGGTTCGATCTGCCCTCGCTGGTCGGGCGACTCCTCCATGCCAGCGTCCGCACCCCGCCCAGCCCCGAGAAATGGCTGCGCCAGGGCGCCGTCCGCACGGCGTGA
- a CDS encoding SRPBCC family protein, which produces MADYHLLAIWRIEAPLEQVYLVIQNTLCWPEWWPGVQKVEQVEAGDADGINNTRIMAQGAEGLARRLGARLVSQESIDLTADNVPSRGEI; this is translated from the coding sequence ATGGCGGACTATCACTTGTTGGCGATCTGGCGTATCGAAGCACCGCTCGAGCAAGTGTACCTCGTCATCCAGAATACCCTGTGCTGGCCGGAGTGGTGGCCAGGCGTTCAGAAGGTCGAGCAGGTGGAAGCCGGTGATGCCGATGGCATCAACAATACGCGAATCATGGCTCAGGGCGCAGAGGGGTTAGCCCGGCGACTCGGTGCGCGCCTGGTGAGCCAAGAGAGTATCGACTTGACGGCGGACAATGTCCCGTCGCGGGGAGAGATCTAG
- a CDS encoding 2OG-Fe(II) oxygenase — MSVQLTRSLATLLGEVDRPGDFHATGTVDMHPPRIQVEGVGTLSLPLLATQAEALVAQAEQAPYGRGTETLVDTGVRRTWQIDGARVSISGKAWAQDLDAMVDQAKFGLGVNGTVAAELYKLLVYDTGSFFISHRDSEKAPGMFATLVVVLPSEHRGGELLIRHRGREVRLDLRRDEPSEVAFAAFYADCLHEVLPVVSGYRLALIYNLVRTGQDQPLGPPDYDREHQWAVKLLQAWGAPAAGKSAEPPLTKLIYPLEHAYTPAEIGFDRLKGADAAAAGLLIGAAREADCDLYLALVSLEESGWAEHTGGGYWGRHDEEDFEVGEVNESRQIVDTWRHPDGSHPNLGPLPFELEELSPPGAFDDLEPDELEFQEATGNEGASFDRLYQRAALVVWPRTHRAVVLSQGGLEVSVPFLGELVRQWQEAGADPEAPLRAEAHVLAERIRNDWPEADWVRRQASADGTTAAYLRHLTALGDLAEIDAFAVGPIAAGAFGQTDNPALVEALAALAPERAQRLIHDIIAGNAKAHPVACADLLARAANRIIETGTGSAKTLRRAADALVHALPGRRATRSPADAYRYFAESTGTEPTDAMVADLLSALEHIAPDLARRAFEHLLKHPERYDIDRVLLPAALTLHAAETTRERPSAQALRGLALAHLRRRIVEPLEPPADWRRPAQVTCTCANCQELSRFLADPTRPEWAFRAAQRHRDHIAATVRTDDCDLDLVTERRGNPHTLRCTKNQASYLGRVVQREGDLAYLAQLGGVPET, encoded by the coding sequence ATGAGCGTTCAACTCACCCGATCTCTTGCAACACTTCTCGGCGAGGTCGATCGGCCCGGCGACTTCCACGCGACCGGCACCGTCGACATGCATCCGCCGCGCATCCAGGTCGAGGGCGTCGGCACCCTTTCGCTCCCGCTCCTGGCCACGCAGGCGGAGGCACTCGTCGCCCAAGCCGAGCAGGCCCCTTACGGGCGCGGCACCGAAACCCTGGTCGACACCGGCGTGCGCCGGACCTGGCAGATCGACGGCGCGCGGGTGAGCATCTCGGGCAAGGCGTGGGCGCAGGATCTGGATGCCATGGTCGACCAGGCGAAGTTCGGGCTCGGCGTGAACGGAACGGTCGCGGCCGAGCTCTACAAGCTGCTGGTCTACGACACCGGCAGCTTCTTCATCAGCCACCGCGACAGCGAGAAGGCGCCCGGCATGTTCGCCACGCTGGTGGTCGTCCTGCCTTCGGAGCATCGCGGCGGCGAGCTGCTGATTCGTCATCGGGGGCGCGAGGTGCGCCTGGACCTGCGTCGGGACGAGCCCTCCGAGGTCGCCTTCGCGGCCTTCTATGCGGACTGTCTCCATGAGGTCTTGCCCGTCGTCTCGGGGTATCGACTGGCGCTCATCTACAACCTCGTCCGCACCGGGCAGGATCAGCCGCTCGGGCCGCCGGACTATGATCGCGAGCACCAATGGGCGGTCAAGCTGCTGCAGGCCTGGGGCGCGCCCGCGGCGGGCAAGTCGGCCGAGCCGCCCCTCACGAAACTCATCTATCCGCTGGAGCACGCCTACACCCCCGCCGAGATCGGATTCGACCGTCTCAAGGGCGCCGATGCCGCCGCGGCGGGTCTCCTGATCGGCGCCGCGCGCGAGGCCGATTGCGACCTCTATCTCGCACTGGTCTCGCTCGAAGAATCCGGCTGGGCGGAACACACCGGCGGCGGCTACTGGGGCCGTCACGACGAGGAGGATTTCGAGGTCGGCGAGGTCAACGAAAGCCGGCAGATCGTCGACACTTGGCGCCATCCCGACGGCAGCCATCCGAACCTGGGTCCGTTGCCCTTCGAGCTGGAAGAGCTCTCCCCGCCCGGCGCCTTCGACGACTTGGAGCCGGACGAGCTCGAGTTTCAGGAGGCCACCGGCAACGAGGGGGCCAGCTTCGATCGACTCTACCAACGCGCTGCCCTCGTCGTCTGGCCGCGCACCCATCGTGCCGTCGTCCTCAGCCAAGGCGGACTGGAGGTCAGCGTTCCCTTCCTCGGCGAGCTGGTCCGGCAATGGCAAGAGGCCGGTGCCGACCCGGAGGCGCCGCTCCGGGCGGAGGCGCACGTGCTCGCCGAACGGATTCGTAACGATTGGCCCGAGGCGGACTGGGTCCGACGCCAGGCCAGCGCGGACGGCACCACGGCGGCCTACTTGAGACACCTGACGGCCCTGGGCGACCTCGCCGAGATCGACGCCTTTGCGGTTGGACCGATCGCGGCCGGGGCCTTCGGGCAAACCGACAATCCCGCACTCGTCGAGGCGCTGGCCGCCCTTGCGCCCGAGCGTGCGCAGCGGCTGATCCACGACATCATCGCCGGGAACGCGAAGGCCCATCCGGTCGCCTGCGCCGATCTGCTCGCACGCGCCGCGAACCGGATCATCGAGACCGGGACCGGGTCGGCCAAAACCTTGCGCCGGGCCGCCGACGCACTCGTGCACGCCCTCCCCGGCCGACGCGCCACCCGATCCCCTGCCGACGCCTACCGGTATTTCGCCGAGTCGACCGGTACCGAGCCAACCGATGCCATGGTGGCGGATCTCCTGAGCGCTCTAGAGCACATCGCCCCCGATCTTGCGCGACGGGCCTTCGAGCATCTCTTGAAGCATCCCGAGCGCTACGACATCGACCGGGTCCTCTTGCCCGCAGCCTTGACCTTGCACGCCGCCGAGACGACCCGCGAGCGCCCCTCCGCGCAAGCCTTGCGCGGCCTCGCGCTCGCACACCTGCGCCGGCGCATCGTCGAACCCTTGGAGCCCCCGGCCGATTGGCGACGGCCCGCGCAGGTGACCTGCACCTGCGCCAACTGCCAGGAGCTCAGCCGCTTCCTGGCCGATCCGACCCGACCGGAATGGGCCTTCCGAGCGGCTCAACGCCATCGCGACCATATCGCGGCTACAGTGCGAACCGATGACTGCGACCTGGACCTGGTCACCGAGCGGCGCGGCAATCCGCACACCCTGCGCTGCACCAAGAATCAAGCGAGCTACTTGGGGCGGGTCGTGCAGAGAGAGGGTGACCTGGCCTACTTGGCGCAACTCGGCGGGGTCCCCGAAACCTGA
- a CDS encoding erythromycin esterase family protein: MLAHRAIARTQARLAWRVLLCALLPLWALACVAEPVSDSVSEPVDGWGDAVALLREAALPLETPSDLDPIVARAKDRRLVLLGEASHGTSEFYSWRAALTRRLIQEGDFRFVAVEGDWVPIYRLNRYVKGLGGAGESAAAVMQTFSRWPTWMWANAEMLDFVEWLRDFNAGRPRAERVGLYGIDVYGEDDARRKVLALLAVMEPDLGRAVADRYACLDRFGDDLTDYARAVGQGGASCETAVEEAVAMIEARRGALESVDPALYFHLEQSAHTVRGAERHYRSMALAGPESWNFRVDHFSETLERLHAYFGSGSKGIVWAHNTHIGDARATVMAQQGQRNIGQLAREGFGADAVFALGFSTYRGAVMAGRAWGQPGEIMEVPPAAAGSFEALMHATGRASTLVLFDALADSELLAAPIPHRAIGVVFRPEHERTRNYVPTRMAERYDALIYLEATDAVGPIESVPSIQPDCTRRADPSCP, encoded by the coding sequence ATGCTCGCTCACCGAGCCATCGCACGAACCCAGGCGCGGCTTGCATGGCGCGTCCTGCTCTGCGCGCTCCTGCCGCTTTGGGCGCTGGCGTGCGTGGCCGAGCCGGTCTCCGATTCAGTGTCCGAGCCGGTCGACGGATGGGGCGATGCGGTCGCGCTCCTGCGCGAGGCGGCATTGCCCTTGGAGACACCCTCCGACCTGGATCCGATCGTCGCGCGTGCCAAGGACAGACGTTTGGTGTTGCTCGGCGAGGCGTCGCACGGGACCTCGGAGTTCTACAGCTGGCGCGCGGCCTTGACCCGTCGGCTGATTCAAGAGGGTGACTTCCGGTTCGTGGCGGTTGAAGGGGACTGGGTGCCGATCTACCGCCTGAATCGCTACGTCAAGGGGTTGGGCGGTGCCGGCGAGAGTGCGGCGGCGGTCATGCAGACCTTCTCGCGTTGGCCGACCTGGATGTGGGCCAATGCGGAGATGCTCGATTTCGTCGAATGGCTGCGTGACTTCAACGCCGGTCGCCCTCGGGCCGAACGGGTCGGACTTTACGGCATCGACGTCTACGGCGAGGACGATGCGCGCCGCAAGGTTCTGGCCCTATTGGCCGTCATGGAGCCGGACCTGGGACGCGCCGTTGCCGACCGCTACGCGTGTCTGGATCGATTCGGCGATGACCTCACGGACTATGCACGCGCGGTCGGTCAAGGCGGCGCCAGTTGCGAAACCGCGGTCGAGGAGGCTGTCGCGATGATCGAGGCGCGTCGCGGTGCCTTGGAGTCGGTCGATCCCGCCCTCTATTTCCACCTTGAGCAGAGCGCGCACACGGTGCGGGGTGCCGAGCGCCACTACCGGTCCATGGCGCTGGCGGGTCCGGAGTCCTGGAACTTCCGCGTGGATCACTTCTCTGAAACGCTTGAGCGCCTCCACGCCTATTTCGGCTCGGGCTCCAAGGGGATCGTCTGGGCTCACAATACCCACATCGGTGATGCGCGCGCGACCGTGATGGCCCAGCAGGGGCAGCGCAATATCGGTCAGCTTGCCCGCGAGGGTTTCGGGGCGGACGCCGTCTTCGCCTTGGGCTTTTCCACGTACCGCGGCGCGGTCATGGCCGGGCGTGCCTGGGGTCAGCCCGGCGAGATCATGGAGGTGCCGCCCGCGGCCGCGGGGAGCTTCGAGGCCCTGATGCACGCGACCGGTCGGGCCTCCACGCTCGTGTTGTTCGACGCGCTTGCGGACTCGGAGCTGCTCGCGGCGCCGATCCCGCATCGTGCCATCGGCGTGGTGTTCCGACCCGAGCACGAACGCACGCGCAACTATGTGCCGACCCGGATGGCGGAGCGTTATGACGCTCTGATCTATCTGGAGGCGACGGATGCAGTGGGACCGATCGAAAGCGTGCCGTCGATCCAACCCGATTGCACCCGCCGCGCGGATCCGTCCTGCCCCTGA
- a CDS encoding c-type cytochrome, whose translation MNRILASTVLGIAALGVASAALANLKPEEQIQYRQAGYSFMSWNMGKIKSNLEGDYNSEQVAAAANAIAAIANSGMGALFGPGTEKDVGNVKTRVKPELFENMEDVGTIAGNFVAAADNLAKVAAGGDEVEVSTAFGELGQACKACHDKYRMKD comes from the coding sequence ATGAACCGAATCCTAGCCAGCACCGTCCTCGGAATCGCCGCCTTGGGCGTCGCCAGCGCGGCACTCGCCAACCTCAAGCCCGAGGAGCAGATCCAGTACCGTCAGGCCGGTTACAGCTTCATGAGCTGGAACATGGGCAAGATCAAGTCGAACCTGGAAGGCGACTACAATTCGGAGCAGGTTGCCGCTGCGGCGAATGCGATCGCCGCCATCGCCAACTCCGGAATGGGTGCGCTCTTCGGGCCGGGCACCGAAAAGGATGTGGGCAATGTCAAGACGCGCGTGAAGCCGGAACTCTTCGAGAACATGGAAGATGTCGGCACCATCGCCGGTAACTTCGTCGCCGCTGCGGACAATCTTGCCAAGGTCGCTGCCGGGGGTGACGAGGTCGAGGTCTCGACGGCATTCGGCGAACTCGGGCAAGCCTGTAAGGCGTGCCACGACAAGTACCGCATGAAGGATTGA
- a CDS encoding HAD family hydrolase — MLGFKALIFDVDGTLADTERDGHRPAFNAAFAEAGLDWVWDAKRYGELLRVTGGKERIATYIAEEGIALDPSRDASEVIAGLHRAKTRHYVALLEGGAIPLRPGVLRLLREARDAGVRLAIATTTTPENVSVLLDNAGEPGLRDWFEVIAAGDVVPAKKPAPDIFLLALSELGLDASDCVAVEDSDNGVRSALGAGLHALLVTVNDYTAGQDLSDAPLVVDHLGEPDRPARALIGDLGERRMVDLETLDRLHCAAFGRG; from the coding sequence ATGCTTGGCTTCAAGGCACTGATCTTCGATGTCGACGGAACGCTTGCCGATACCGAGCGAGACGGACATCGCCCCGCCTTTAACGCCGCCTTCGCAGAGGCCGGTCTGGATTGGGTTTGGGACGCGAAGCGCTACGGCGAGCTGCTGCGGGTCACCGGCGGCAAGGAGCGGATTGCGACCTACATCGCGGAGGAGGGGATCGCTCTCGATCCGTCGCGCGACGCGTCGGAGGTGATTGCCGGTCTGCATCGCGCGAAGACCCGCCACTATGTCGCGCTGCTCGAAGGCGGCGCCATCCCGCTGCGACCGGGCGTGCTGCGTCTGTTGCGCGAGGCGCGTGACGCCGGCGTGCGTCTGGCGATCGCGACTACGACCACTCCCGAGAACGTGAGCGTGCTGCTCGACAACGCCGGGGAGCCGGGTCTGCGGGATTGGTTCGAGGTCATCGCTGCCGGCGATGTCGTGCCCGCGAAGAAGCCTGCGCCCGACATCTTTCTGCTGGCGCTCTCCGAGCTCGGGCTCGACGCGAGCGATTGCGTCGCCGTGGAGGACTCGGACAACGGGGTTCGTTCCGCCCTGGGTGCCGGTTTACACGCCCTTTTGGTGACGGTGAACGACTACACTGCGGGGCAGGATCTCAGCGACGCACCTCTGGTGGTGGATCACCTCGGGGAGCCGGATCGTCCCGCACGCGCCCTGATCGGTGACTTGGGCGAGCGCCGGATGGTAGACCTCGAGACGCTCGATCGGCTGCATTGCGCCGCCTTCGGTCGAGGCTGA